The following are encoded in a window of Actinomyces oris genomic DNA:
- the hisG gene encoding ATP phosphoribosyltransferase has protein sequence MLRIAVPNKGSLSDPAITMLSEAGYRTRRTGRELVLVDEANDVELFFLRPRDIAVYVGQGTVHAGITGRDLLLDSGVDAVEHLPLGFARSTFRFAAPKGTMSSLADVAGRRVATSYDVLVRSYLAARGVDAQTVHLDGAVESSVQLGVADLIADVVETGTTLRAAGLETFGDPILVSEAVLITTEQFRAEPGLATLVRRLEGVLRARAYVLIDYDIPMNKLHLAAALTPGIESPTVSPLQNPDWVAVRAMVPRADMNRVMDELYEVGARAILVSSLLACRL, from the coding sequence GTGCTGCGTATTGCTGTCCCGAACAAGGGCTCCCTGTCCGACCCCGCCATCACCATGCTCTCCGAGGCGGGCTACCGCACCCGCCGTACCGGCCGCGAGCTCGTGCTCGTCGACGAGGCCAACGACGTCGAGCTGTTCTTCCTGAGGCCGCGCGACATCGCCGTCTACGTCGGTCAAGGCACCGTCCACGCCGGCATCACCGGCCGCGACCTGCTCCTGGACTCCGGGGTCGACGCCGTCGAGCACCTGCCCTTGGGTTTCGCCCGCTCCACCTTCCGCTTCGCCGCCCCCAAGGGCACGATGAGCTCCTTGGCCGATGTCGCCGGACGCCGCGTGGCCACCTCCTATGACGTCCTGGTGCGCAGTTACCTGGCCGCCAGGGGCGTGGATGCCCAGACCGTTCACCTCGACGGCGCCGTGGAGTCCTCCGTCCAGCTGGGCGTTGCCGACCTCATCGCCGACGTCGTCGAGACCGGAACAACGCTGCGGGCCGCCGGCCTGGAGACCTTCGGGGACCCGATCCTTGTCAGCGAGGCCGTGCTCATTACCACCGAGCAGTTCCGCGCAGAGCCCGGGCTGGCCACGCTCGTACGGCGGCTGGAGGGGGTGCTGCGCGCCCGCGCCTACGTGCTCATCGACTACGACATCCCCATGAACAAGCTGCACCTGGCGGCGGCCCTCACCCCGGGCATCGAGTCCCCCACTGTCTCCCCGCTGCAGAACCCCGACTGGGTGGCGGTACGCGCCATGGTCCCGCGAGCCGACATGAACCGGGTCATGGACGAGCTTTACGAGGTCGGGGCGCGCGCCATCCTCGTCTCCTCACTGTTGGCCTGCCGGCTGTAG
- the putP gene encoding sodium/proline symporter PutP: MTATTYQAIAMIVYFVAMLAIGGWAYLRTDNFDDYMLADRDLNPWVAALSAGASDMSGWLLMGLPGTLYVSGLVEGWIAVGLTVGALANWLLVAPRLRAYTEVANNSITVPSFLDNRLHDTHRLLRWSSGLIILVYFTFYVSSGMVAGGRFFESSFGMDYRLGMVIVAAITVVYTLIGGFLAVSYTDFVQGVMMVTALVMVPVAGVIRLGGLSNLRQAIAEVDPHYWVIWGPTTTLLGVISALAWGLGYFGQPHIIVRFMAIRSPREAVAGGTIGIGWMLFAVLGAAGTAIVGVATYQHDKKQLADPETVFITLGKLLFHPLVAGFMLAAILAAIMSTISSQLLVTSSALIEDLYGSFARTREEKISGNRMVLYSRMAVFAIALVAAVMAWNPSKTILDLVAFAWAGFGASFGPTILLSLYWKRLSAMGAFAGMITGAVVVMIWGNVSGGPGGVFDLYEIVPGFLSNLAVAVAVSLASQPSKEISEEFDAAVAASRA, translated from the coding sequence ATGACTGCCACTACCTATCAAGCCATCGCGATGATCGTCTACTTCGTGGCCATGCTCGCCATCGGGGGCTGGGCCTATCTGCGAACGGACAACTTCGACGACTACATGCTCGCCGACCGCGACCTCAATCCTTGGGTGGCGGCACTGTCGGCGGGAGCCTCGGACATGTCGGGGTGGCTGCTGATGGGACTGCCGGGAACCCTGTACGTCAGTGGACTGGTCGAGGGATGGATCGCCGTCGGACTGACGGTCGGGGCCCTGGCCAACTGGCTGCTGGTGGCTCCTCGTCTGCGCGCCTACACCGAGGTCGCCAACAATTCGATCACCGTCCCCAGCTTCCTGGACAACCGACTCCACGACACGCATCGGTTGCTGCGGTGGTCCAGTGGTCTCATTATTCTGGTCTACTTCACCTTCTACGTCTCCTCCGGCATGGTCGCCGGCGGCCGTTTCTTCGAGTCCTCCTTCGGAATGGACTATCGCCTCGGCATGGTCATCGTCGCCGCCATCACCGTGGTCTACACGCTGATCGGCGGGTTCCTGGCCGTGTCCTACACCGACTTCGTCCAGGGCGTCATGATGGTGACCGCCCTGGTCATGGTGCCCGTCGCGGGTGTCATTCGGCTCGGGGGACTGTCCAACCTGAGGCAGGCCATCGCCGAGGTCGACCCTCACTACTGGGTCATCTGGGGGCCGACGACGACGCTGCTCGGCGTCATCTCGGCGCTGGCCTGGGGCCTGGGCTACTTCGGCCAGCCGCACATCATCGTCCGGTTCATGGCTATCCGCAGCCCCAGGGAGGCCGTGGCCGGAGGCACCATCGGAATCGGCTGGATGCTCTTCGCCGTGCTCGGTGCAGCCGGCACCGCGATCGTGGGCGTGGCCACCTACCAGCACGACAAGAAGCAGCTGGCCGACCCGGAGACCGTCTTCATCACCCTGGGCAAGCTGCTCTTCCACCCGTTGGTCGCCGGATTCATGCTGGCTGCCATTCTGGCCGCCATCATGTCGACGATCTCCTCCCAGCTGCTCGTGACCTCCTCGGCGCTCATCGAGGACCTGTACGGTTCCTTCGCCCGCACCCGGGAGGAGAAGATCAGCGGCAACCGCATGGTGCTCTACTCACGCATGGCAGTCTTCGCCATCGCATTGGTCGCGGCGGTCATGGCCTGGAACCCCAGTAAAACGATCCTCGACCTCGTGGCCTTCGCCTGGGCCGGCTTCGGCGCCTCCTTCGGCCCCACCATTCTGCTGTCGCTGTACTGGAAGCGCTTGAGCGCCATGGGAGCCTTCGCCGGAATGATCACCGGGGCCGTCGTCGTCATGATCTGGGGGAACGTCTCCGGTGGCCCGGGCGGCGTCTTCGACCTCTACGAGATCGTGCCCGGATTCCTGAGCAACCTCGCTGTGGCCGTGGCCGTATCTCTCGCAAGTCAGCCCTCCAAGGAGATCTCCGAGGAGTTCGACGCCGCCGTTGCGGCCTCACGGGCGTAG
- a CDS encoding ABC transporter substrate-binding protein translates to MPLSRRHLLASGLVLSGTGVLAACSSQSSSPLTIGLTYTPNIQFAPIYMAKKNSKYASGVSLRHHGAQEGLFDALLSGKEQLVVAGADEAVVAASNGSDLVVVGGYYQSYPACLIVPESSPIKTPADLKGKTVGTPGRKGETWYALQLAMDTASLSESDLTIQDIGYTQQAALVGGKVDAVVGFSNNDAVQIKQAGTAVRTIQPSESIPLIGVSLVTTRKLLDSRREDLQAAVKASVEGMTAFVKDPDAAVEATKEYVQDLVDSTQAANAREVAVATGKLVSGEGKAAVGSVRVDDFTPMIEFLASHKILGDKKTPKAADVCVPLGQ, encoded by the coding sequence ATGCCCCTCTCGCGCCGCCACCTGCTCGCCAGTGGTCTCGTCCTGAGCGGAACCGGCGTGCTCGCCGCCTGCTCCTCACAGTCAAGCAGCCCACTGACCATCGGCCTGACCTACACGCCCAACATCCAGTTCGCCCCCATCTACATGGCAAAAAAGAACAGCAAGTACGCCTCCGGGGTGAGCCTGCGTCATCACGGGGCCCAGGAGGGGCTCTTCGACGCTCTTCTGAGCGGAAAGGAGCAGCTTGTCGTGGCGGGAGCCGATGAGGCCGTCGTCGCCGCCTCCAACGGGTCTGACCTTGTCGTCGTCGGCGGCTACTACCAGTCCTATCCGGCCTGCCTCATCGTGCCGGAGAGCTCGCCAATCAAGACACCCGCGGACCTCAAGGGCAAGACCGTCGGCACGCCGGGACGCAAGGGGGAGACCTGGTACGCCCTCCAACTGGCCATGGACACCGCCTCGCTGAGCGAGTCCGACCTGACGATCCAGGACATCGGCTACACCCAGCAGGCTGCGCTCGTGGGTGGCAAGGTTGACGCCGTCGTCGGCTTCTCCAACAACGACGCCGTGCAGATCAAGCAGGCCGGCACCGCGGTGCGCACGATCCAGCCGTCCGAGTCGATCCCCCTCATCGGCGTCTCCCTGGTGACGACCCGCAAGCTGTTGGACTCCAGGCGTGAGGACCTTCAGGCGGCGGTCAAGGCCTCAGTGGAGGGCATGACCGCGTTCGTCAAGGATCCTGACGCCGCGGTCGAGGCGACCAAGGAGTACGTGCAGGACCTGGTTGACTCCACTCAGGCCGCCAACGCCCGCGAGGTCGCCGTGGCCACGGGCAAGCTGGTCAGCGGGGAGGGCAAGGCGGCCGTCGGCTCAGTGCGGGTCGACGACTTCACACCGATGATCGAGTTCCTCGCCTCCCACAAGATCCTGGGCGACAAGAAGACACCCAAGGCCGCCGATGTCTGCGTGCCCCTGGGGCAGTAG
- a CDS encoding ABC transporter permease — protein sequence MQPGAPVPGTIREDTAVYSPSPIGKAARSYASPTAVSRDAHEPVTSSGSPAPSPSGSASESPRTVPAHHEPRIRAVGRRGPWPAFLLGATLLVAWQAAAASGAVPAIFLPSPLAVVNRMWLGLTQAGLAAYAGVTLKEALLGCLLAAAFALPLAWVLHHWRFFSRAVLPYVAASQAVPGIALAPLLVLWIGYGTLPVVILCAFMVFFPITITVLLGLRGLDTDVIDAARLDGAHGLSMLVHMELPMTLPAIYTGLRTGFTLSITGAVVGEMIMGGDGLGMLLSTQRDKVDTTGMFSTIALLCILATTIHWALHELEQRSRTVDALRGRRAG from the coding sequence GTGCAGCCGGGAGCACCCGTTCCCGGAACGATCCGGGAGGACACCGCCGTGTACAGCCCCAGCCCCATCGGCAAGGCCGCACGCTCCTACGCTTCCCCCACCGCAGTATCCCGCGATGCCCACGAGCCGGTGACGTCCTCAGGCTCGCCAGCGCCCTCGCCGTCGGGGTCTGCCTCAGAGTCGCCGCGCACAGTTCCGGCTCACCATGAGCCTCGTATCCGCGCAGTAGGCCGTCGCGGCCCGTGGCCGGCGTTCCTTCTCGGCGCTACTCTGCTCGTCGCGTGGCAGGCCGCCGCGGCCTCAGGCGCCGTTCCGGCGATCTTCCTGCCCAGCCCGCTGGCCGTCGTCAACCGGATGTGGCTGGGCCTGACCCAGGCTGGGCTGGCCGCCTACGCCGGGGTGACGCTCAAGGAGGCGCTGCTGGGTTGTCTGCTGGCTGCGGCCTTTGCGCTGCCACTGGCCTGGGTGCTGCACCATTGGCGGTTCTTCTCCCGGGCGGTGCTGCCCTATGTCGCTGCGAGCCAGGCGGTTCCCGGTATCGCCTTAGCCCCGCTCCTCGTCCTGTGGATCGGCTACGGCACTCTGCCGGTGGTGATTCTGTGCGCCTTTATGGTGTTCTTCCCCATCACGATCACCGTGCTTCTGGGGCTGCGGGGCCTGGACACTGACGTCATCGACGCCGCCCGGCTCGACGGCGCGCACGGGCTGAGCATGCTCGTGCACATGGAGCTGCCCATGACGCTTCCGGCGATCTACACCGGACTGCGCACAGGGTTCACCCTGTCGATCACCGGCGCGGTCGTCGGAGAGATGATCATGGGCGGTGACGGCCTGGGAATGCTGTTGTCCACGCAGCGCGACAAGGTGGACACCACGGGCATGTTCTCCACCATTGCCCTCCTGTGCATCCTGGCCACCACCATCCACTGGGCGCTCCACGAGCTCGAGCAGCGCAGCCGCACGGTGGACGCCCTGCGTGGCCGGCGTGCCGGCTGA